One window of the Trifolium pratense cultivar HEN17-A07 linkage group LG2, ARS_RC_1.1, whole genome shotgun sequence genome contains the following:
- the LOC123903979 gene encoding photosystem II 22 kDa protein, chloroplastic-like, with product MAQTMLLMSSVSSTYSVELKKDPLLQLQCQRLRPRISDVSFNPLSSNSKRLSSRTFTTLALFKSKTKAPAKVVKSKPKVEDGIFGTSGGFGFTKQNELFVGRVAMIGFAASILGEALTGKGILAQLNLETGIPIYEAEPLLLFFIIFTLLGAIGALGDRGKFVDDEPTTGGVIPPGKGFRAALGLREGGPLFGFTKSNELFVGRLAQLGFVFSLIGEIITGKGALAQLNIETGVPITEIEPLVLFNVIFFFVAALNPGTGTFVKDEDED from the exons ATGGCACAAACTATGTTACTCATGTCTAGTGTCTCTAGTACTTATTCCGTGGAATTGAAGAAAGATCCTTTGCTTCAATTACAGTGTCAAAGATTGAGGCCTAGAATCTCTGATGTTTCATTCAACCCACTTTCTTCGAATTCTAAGCGTTTATCATCTCGTACATTCACAACTCTTGCTCTATTCAAATCAAAAACCAAAGCCCCTGCTAAG GTTGTAAAGTCAAAACCAAAGGTTGAAGATGGTATCTTTGGAACTTCTGGAGGATTTGGTTTCACTAAGCAGAATGAACTATTTGTGGGTCGTGTTGCTATGATTGGTTTTGCA GCATCAATATTGGGTGAAGCATTAACTGGCAAAGGAATTCTAGCACAATTGAATTTGGAAACTGGAATTCCAATTTATGAAGCAGAGCCACTTCTCCTTTTTTTCATTATCTTCACTCTTCTAGGAGCCATTGGAGCTCTTGGTGACCGTGGTAAATTTGTTGATGATGAACCAACTACTGGTGGTGTTATTCCTCCTGGAAAAGGCTTTAGAGCTGCTCTTGGTCTCAGAGAAGGAG GTCCTTTATTTGGATTCACAAAATCCAATGAATTGTTTGTTGGAAGATTGGCTCAATTGGGTTTTGTTTTCTCATTGATTGGAGAAATTATTACTGGGAAGGGAGCTCTAGCTCAGCTCAACATTGAAACTGGGGTACCAATTACTGAAATTGAACCACTAGTCTTGTTCAATGTTATTTTCTTCTTCGTTGCTGCTTTGAATCCTGGAACTGGAACATTTGTAAAAGATGAAGACGAAGATTAG